In the Epinephelus lanceolatus isolate andai-2023 chromosome 6, ASM4190304v1, whole genome shotgun sequence genome, one interval contains:
- the midn gene encoding midnolin — protein sequence MPKLGEQTGTQHAAERGFTVFATIIGYRMDQHPSARSCTSRGASSCEAVPTEPSMNLYIHSTTGTRFELSLPQEETVDGLKRRLSQRLKVPRERLALLHKETRLSSGKLQDLGISDGSKLTLVPTVEAGLMSQASRPEQSVMQALESLTETQVSDFLSGRSPLTLALRVGDHMMFVQLQLAAQQSGGPQLQHRHLITRGNADTAMGQPTGQPRVPHPHPHSHHHPHHPHSHPSSHLSQPHLAPSSPSSPGSPSFPLPSTHHQPLPPMYHQSPSSSSHCSPPTPPPPPHSPRPSHVPGGLFRSPAHHHHHHHHYHQPSSSQPSHDIGQASPVAPVICPEANCSTNSPSSGSSPSTRSRKPGAIIESFVNHAPGVFSGTFSGTLHPNCQDSSGRPRRDIGTILQILNDLLSATRHYQGMPPSLTQLRYQTQCGSPTSPSPSPPPSPQVASMTGLSAKATSVPASSPSSPPPTLHPLVQCQSQIRMCKPPGDRIRQTENRATRCKVERLQLLMQQKRLRRKARRDQRAPYQWLPNRKAGRSNSNSSMSSEGSLDLDFDDSVWKPDVKADLKSEFVMA from the exons ATGCCAAAGCTGGGGGAACAGACTGGAACACAGCACGCTGCTGAGCGAGGCTTCACAGTTTTCGCCACAATTATTG GTTATCGGATGGACCAGCACCCCAGCGCCCGGAGCTGCACCAGTCGCGGTGCTTCGTCCTGCGAGGCCGTCCCGACTGAGCCCTCCATGAATCTGTACATCCACTCCACCACCGGCACACGCTTCGAGCTCTCCCTGCCCCAGGAGGAGACCGTGGATGGACTGAAGAGGAGGCTGTCACAAAGACTCAAAGTACCAAGAGAGAGACTCGCTCTGCTGCACAAAGAAAC GCGACTAAGTTCAGGCAAACTCCAGGATCTGGGCATCTCGGATGGGAGCAAGTTAACACTTGTACCAACAgtcgaagcaggattaatg TCTCAAGCATCAAGACCCGAGCAGTCCGTAATGCAAGCCTTGGAGAGTTTAACAGAAACTCAG gtcagtgacttcctgtcCGGCCGCTCTCCTCTCACCCTGGCACTGCGCGTCGGTGACCACATGATGTTCGTCCAGCTCCAGTTGGCGGCGCAGCAGTCCGGCGGCCCCCAGCTCCAGCACAGACACCTCATCACCCGGGGCAACGCAGACACTGCAATGGGACAGCCCACGGGGCAGCCCCGTGTTCCCCACCCTCACCCACActcccaccaccacccccatcaTCCACACAGTCACCCCAGCTCCCACTTGTCCCAACCTCACCTGgccccttcctccccctcttcccCGGGCTCCCCGTCCTTCCCCCTGCCCTCCACACACCACCAGCCGCTCCCTCCCATGTACCACCAgtcgccctcctcctcctctcactgtAGCCCCCCTACTCCCCCTCCTCCGCCCCACTCCCCTCGCCCCTCCCACGTCCCTGGAGGTCTTTTCCGCTCTCCagcacatcatcatcatcaccatcaccactaCCACCAGCCTTCCTCAAGCCAACCCAGCCACGACATTGGCCAGGCCAGCCCCGTAGCCCCGGTCATCTGCCCTGAA GctaactgcagcaccaacagcCCCAGCAGTGGCAGCAGTCCCTCAACACGCTCCCGTAAACCCGGCGCCATCATTGAGAGCTTTGTGAACCACGCTCCCGGAGTCTTCTCAGGGACCTTTTcag GCACTTTGCACCCTAACTGCCAGGACAGCAGCGGGCGTCCCAGACGAGACATCGGTACCATTTTGCAGATCCTCAACGACCTCCTGAGCGCCACGCGCCACTACCAGGGCATGCCCCCCTCCCTCACCCAGCTCCGCTACCAAACCCAGTGCGGTTCACCCACTTCCCCATCCCCCTCGCCGCCTCCTTCGCCCCAGGTTGCCAGCATGACGGGCCTCTCTGCCAAAGCTACCTCTGTGCCCGCCAGCAGCCCCAGCAGCCCTCCGCCGACTCTTCATCCGCTGGTGCAGTGCCAGAGTCAGATCCGCATGTGCAAACCCCCTG GTGACCGAATTCGTCAGACCGAGAACCGTGCAACTCGCTGCAAGGTGGAGCGCCTGCAGCTGTTGATGCAGCAGAAGCGCCTGCGCAGGAAGGCCAGGCGGGATCAGCGCGCCCCGTACCAGTGGCTGCCCAACCGGAAGGCGGGacgcagcaacagcaacagcagcatgtcCAGCGAGGGCTCCCTGGACCTGGACTTTGACGACTCAGTGTGGAAGCCCGACGTCAAGGCTGACTTGAAGTCCGAATTCGTCATGGCCTGA